The following coding sequences lie in one Arachis ipaensis cultivar K30076 chromosome B05, Araip1.1, whole genome shotgun sequence genomic window:
- the LOC107642503 gene encoding uncharacterized protein LOC107642503, whose amino-acid sequence MVKFTISKGRYMYTHDQKYPCENVDIHHIILKSGRANYVFVYTSAVLVLASALYLYILGEKSISIVYYSLLFDLFLVKLLLRKPVKKESVVIMPAFGVQLETHYMSGKIVRCFVPIDKILKPVLVECVTPVTCYLTLSLMIRGESEMVLVFKSLRPPVKMLVHVWKALCAATDIKEEAMM is encoded by the exons ATGGTAAAATTCACGATAAGTAAGGGCAGATATATGTATACCCATGATCAGAAATATCCCTGCGAAAATGTCGACATACACCACATTATTTTGAAGAGTGGTAGGGCAAATTATGTCTTTGTATACACCTCAGCCGTTCTTGTATTAGCTTCTGCCTTATATCTCTATATTCTTGGG GAAAAATCAATTAGTATTGTATATTACAGCCTGCTTTTTGACCTATTTCTTGTCAAGTTATTGCTTCGAAAGCCTGTTAAGAAAG AGTCTGTTGTAATTATGCCAGCTTTTGGAGTACAGCTTGAGACTCACTACATGAG TGGAAAAATCGTTAGATGCTTTGTTCCCATTGACAAGATTCTGAAACCTGTTCTAGTAGAATGTGTGACACCAGTGACTTGTTACTTGACACTATCGTTGATGATTCGTGGGGAATCGGAAATGGTATTAGTTTTCAAG AGCTTGCGTCCACCAGTGAAAATGCTGGTCCATGTATGGAAGGCCCTATGTGCTGCAACTGATATTAAGGAAGAGGCTATGATGTAG